One Capra hircus breed San Clemente chromosome 3, ASM170441v1, whole genome shotgun sequence genomic window, TTGCGTTTTCCAAGATGCTCATCCCCCTTCCATTCAGGTTTTTGTTTAGGCAGGAACAATAGAATCCATGAGTCGGCCCATTGAGAAAACACCGGGTTACCTCTATtgacattctgctgctgctgctgctgctaagtcgcttcagttgtgtcggactctgtgcgactccatagatggcagcccactaggctcctctgtctctgggattctccaggcaagaatactggagtgggttgccatttccttctccaatgcatgaaagtgaaacgcaaaagtgaagtcgctcagtcgtgcccgactcttagcgaccccatggactgcagcttaccaggctcctctgtccatgggattttccaggcaagagtactggagtggggtgccattgctattGACATTCTGGGAACTCACAAACCCTTTTCACTCTCCTAGTCTGATTCATTCCCACTACTTGACTGAGTGTGCATTTTGTGGATTTAACTCTACGAAATGAGCCTGTTTTTTGACTTGGGGATGGAAGGAGATTCATTGTCACCCTCATAATCCATAATTTTAAGGAAGTTATCTCTCTACATTAACATTTTAAGATGATGACTATAAGCAATAATTTTAGTTAAGAAAATGAGCATCACACACTCATTATCGAGTGCATTAGCTCATCAAATCTGTACAACAGCTCTCCAACATCGGTGTTgctattattcccactttacagatgaaggttTAGAGATGATTAACAAGCCCAGTATCACTTAACTAGTGTAAGACAGAGCTGGGGCTCCAATATGCTATCACGCTACTGGGTCTAACATCACAACTTGTTTATTACCATACGTGAGAGCCCTTTGGACCAGCAAAGACAAAAGCAGTATTTCTTAAGGATTAAGACAGCTTCACAGACAGATGAGAAACGTTTCCCTCTTTTACTTAATCCACTAGTAGATGTAGGAGACTGACAACATATTTTTTTTAGTTCCAGGACATGTGGGGATGAGGGCACCATGGTTGCAGACCGAGAGATGATTATTCCCCCCACAGCTACTCAGAGGTCGCTGGAGACTTAGCTTCCTAAAACCTCACCTCTCTGTGACTCTCTGCAGTGACTGTGACCCTGGACCCAGACACAGCGCATCCCAAACTCATCCTGTCTGAGGACCGCAAGTGTGTGAAGCTTGGAGACACAAGGCAGCCTGTGCCTGACAATCCCGAGCGATTTGACTTCGTTGTCAGCGTCCTGGGCTCCGAGTACTTCATAGCTGGCTGTCACTACTGGGAGGTGTCTGTGGCAGACAAGACCAAATGGGCCCTGGGGGTGTGTAGTGAGTCAGTGAGCAGGAAGGGGAAGGTCACCGCCTCGCCTGCCAACGGACACTGGCTCCTGCGACAGAATCAAGGGAATGAGTACGAGGCCCTCACATCCCCGCAGACCTCCTTCCGCCTGAAAGAGCCCCCGAGGTGTGTGGGGATTTTTCTGGACTATGAAGCAGGAGTCATCTCCTTCTATGATGTGACCAACCAGTCCCACATCTTTACTTTCACCCACAGTTTCTCTGGCCCCCTCCGCCCTTTCTTTGAACCTTGCCTTCGTGATGGAGGGAAAAACACGGCACCTCTAATAATCTGTTCTGAACTCCAGAAACCAGAGGAATCAACTGACCCCAACACAGAAGAAAAAGGCCAGGCTAATGGAGAGGTGCCTCTGCAGGTGGACCCTTTCTTGCTCCCTGCTCAGACGTCAGAGCTCGTCCCACTCAAAGATATGATCCTGTCCTGGTCCTCTGACCTTGGCCCAGCCCTTCAGGGGCTCAAGGTTCCTTCTTTTTAGGGATGGGCCTCATCACCTGATTCTCAGACTCTCTAGCCCAGTGCCCTGGATTTCAGTCTCCTGGTCCAGTGATTCTGGACCATCTCCACTCCTTTCACCCAACCCAAACCCCTTTATGGTTTCTCTTGCACCACTTTCTCCTAGGGCTCAGTTTTAGAATTTCTGGGAACTTGAAGTTTCCATTGCCCTGGAAGAATTCTTGAAAACCAGATGAACAATCAGATTAGGTTTAGGTGATGGTGGGGAATGTGTGCCACTGAGATACAGGGACTCTCTACTCAAGGGGCTTCTTAAAAGCCTTCATCCTGCCTCATCCTGCACTCAGGCTTGTAGTTATGAAATTAGGATGCCCAGTCCTGACTTATTTATCACATCAAgaattgcttttctccttttctcagttCAGGCCTCTAACCCCCAAGGACAGCTTTTTTGAAAGTAAACTTTTTTTGGATCACatactcttccttctttcttctggaATACAGAGCAGAGGGccagagggatttaaaaaaaggaagccaCTGTTTTCTATTTCCTTGATGCTATCTACAACATAGTTTGGTGACATGCAGAACTAATATGTGgatgtgttaagtcactcagttgtgtccaactctttgccaccctacagactgcagcccaccagactcctccatccctggggattctccgggcaagaatactggagtgggttgccatgacctcctccaggaaatcttcccaatccagagatggcACCtaggtcacccacattgcaggcagattctttaccatttgagccaccagagaatgtTTACAAAGCTAACTTGGTGATAGCCGGGTATGGGGACTGTAAACGTGGTAGCCGTAATCTTAATTTTGAAAAACCTAAGGATCACCATCAGGAAGATAGGAAGCAAGGCTTCATACAGAGTAGACCAGCTGTGTGTGGCCTTGAAAAGGCAGCTGTGGGTGAGGCCGTGTGTTACACTGATCCTTTTGAATCCCCTCTGAGATTCAGAAAggaattttttgtttgcttttgtacAGTCCTTAAATAAAAGCTTGGTATTTGTCATTTGGCATGCTCTTATTTTCATTGGGAATGAGAAGTTGTGGGGAAAGGCTTTGGACTGATAAGCAAAAGGCACATTACAGGACTGCTTTTGAAGAGCCTTGATTCCACCCATGTGAGTTTAACCACAGTTAAAAATATAGCCACAGTTTTATTTCTGAGTCTGCCTTCTCAGTATTTCACTTATATCCATTTATAAAGTTGTAGTGTATGTGGGCAATTTATATTTCACTCATCCATATTTAGTTTCAAACATAATTTGTGA contains:
- the ERMAP gene encoding erythroid membrane-associated protein, whose product is MKMPSCSGSWLSRCFTTLVFFQLPLHMLAESPDSFPPSAVALTVILPVLGIFIVVGLYIIWKQRRSKERLLYEHAMEVENLLSDHAKEKGRLHKALKKLRRELKLKRAAANSGWKRARLHFVTVTLDPDTAHPKLILSEDRKCVKLGDTRQPVPDNPERFDFVVSVLGSEYFIAGCHYWEVSVADKTKWALGVCSESVSRKGKVTASPANGHWLLRQNQGNEYEALTSPQTSFRLKEPPRCVGIFLDYEAGVISFYDVTNQSHIFTFTHSFSGPLRPFFEPCLRDGGKNTAPLIICSELQKPEESTDPNTEEKGQANGEVPLQVDPFLLPAQTSELVPLKDMILSWSSDLGPALQGLKVPSF